A part of Micromonospora chersina genomic DNA contains:
- a CDS encoding endo-1,4-beta-xylanase produces MVIPTANAAASTLGAAAAQSGRYFGTAIAAGRLGDSTYTTIAGREFNMVTAENEMKPDATEPQRGQFNFSSGDQIYNWATQRGMKVRGHTLAWHAQQPGWMQSLSGSSLRQAMIDHINGVMAHYKGKLAAWDVVNEAFNEDGSRRQSNLQGTGNDWIEVAFRTARTADPSVKLCYNDYNIENWSYGKTQGVYRMIQDFKSRGVPIDCVGLQTHFTGGSSLPSNFQTTLSSFAALGVDVALTEVDVTNASTSQYAGLTQACMNVPRCIGITVWGVRDSDSWRSSESPLLFDGGGNKKAAYTSVLNALNAAGPTATSSPTPTGGTVSPSPTATPGGAKRIIGAQSGRCVDVPNASRTNGTRVQLYDCNGQINQAWTLTSSRQLTVYGSMCLDAAGSGNASAVQIYSCNGQANQQWNVNSNGTITGVQSGRCLDVWGTANGQQIQIYDCNGQANQRFSLS; encoded by the coding sequence ATGGTGATCCCGACCGCGAACGCCGCCGCGTCCACGCTGGGCGCGGCGGCGGCGCAGTCGGGCCGGTACTTCGGCACGGCGATCGCGGCGGGCCGGCTCGGTGACTCGACGTACACCACGATCGCCGGGCGTGAGTTCAACATGGTGACCGCCGAGAACGAGATGAAGCCGGACGCCACGGAGCCCCAGCGGGGCCAGTTCAACTTCAGCTCCGGCGACCAGATCTACAACTGGGCCACCCAGCGCGGCATGAAGGTCCGCGGCCACACCCTCGCGTGGCACGCGCAGCAGCCGGGCTGGATGCAGAGCCTCAGCGGCAGCAGCCTGCGCCAGGCGATGATCGATCACATCAACGGCGTGATGGCCCACTACAAGGGCAAGCTCGCCGCCTGGGACGTGGTGAACGAGGCGTTCAACGAGGACGGCAGCCGCCGTCAGTCGAACCTGCAGGGCACCGGCAACGACTGGATCGAGGTCGCGTTCCGCACCGCCCGCACCGCCGACCCGTCGGTGAAGCTCTGCTACAACGACTACAACATCGAGAACTGGTCGTACGGCAAGACGCAGGGCGTCTACCGGATGATCCAGGACTTCAAGTCCCGCGGCGTCCCGATCGACTGCGTCGGCCTGCAGACCCACTTCACCGGCGGCAGCTCGCTGCCCAGCAACTTCCAGACCACGCTGTCCAGCTTCGCCGCGCTCGGTGTCGACGTGGCGCTCACCGAGGTCGACGTCACGAACGCGTCGACCAGCCAGTACGCCGGGCTGACCCAGGCGTGCATGAACGTGCCGCGCTGCATCGGCATCACCGTGTGGGGCGTCCGCGACAGCGACTCCTGGCGATCCAGCGAGAGCCCGCTGCTGTTCGACGGCGGCGGCAACAAGAAGGCCGCGTACACCTCGGTCCTCAACGCCCTCAACGCCGCCGGCCCGACGGCCACGTCCTCGCCGACCCCGACCGGTGGCACCGTCTCCCCGTCGCCCACGGCCACGCCGGGCGGAGCGAAGCGGATCATCGGCGCCCAGTCGGGCAGGTGCGTCGACGTGCCGAACGCGTCACGCACGAACGGCACGCGGGTCCAGCTCTACGACTGCAACGGCCAGATCAACCAGGCGTGGACCCTCACGTCGAGCAGGCAGCTGACCGTGTACGGCAGCATGTGCCTGGACGCCGCCGGCTCCGGCAACGCCTCGGCCGTGCAGATCTACAGCTGCAACGGGCAGGCCAACCAGCAGTGGAACGTCAACAGCAACGGCACCATCACCGGTGTGCAGTCCGGGCGCTGCCTGGACGTGTGGGGCACCGCCAACGGACAGCAGATCCAGATCTACGACTGCAACGGGCAGGCCAACCAGCGGTTCAGCCTGAGCTGA
- a CDS encoding acyl-CoA dehydrogenase, translating into MSSSTLLSRRDLAFLLHDWLDVGRLTERPRYAEHSRETFDAVLDLAAQVAAERFATHNRAADATEPSFDGQRVRTIPQVKAALEVFAETGLLAATMDESVGGMQLPHAVAAACFAWFQAANVATAAYPFLTLGNANLLLAHGSAEQIDTWVRPMVEGRFFGTMCLSEPQAGSSLADITTRAEPQDDGTYRLVGTKMWISGGEHDLAENIVHLVLARIPGGPPGVKGISLFIVPKVLLDAGGALGPRNDVVLVGLNHKLGYRGTTNTLLNFGEGVHRPYGRPGAVGYLVGEPHQGLAQMFHMMNEARIGVGAGATALGYTGYLKSVAYARQRPQGRPVADKDPTAPQVPIVAHADVRRMLLAQKSYVEGALALILYCGRLLDEEKTAPAEADRSRAHLLLDLLTPIAKSWPSQWCLAANDLAIQVHGGYGYTRDYDVEQHWRDNRLNPIHEGTHGIQALDLLGRKVTMRGGAGLELLLETIRATVTRAWKAEGEAAELAGRLGAAVDRIAVVTRRLHGAGDPELALANASVYLEAVGHVVIAWMWLEQLLAVEALGDPDGPDADFLAGKRQAARYFFRYELPRTGPQFDLLESLDRTTLDTRDTWF; encoded by the coding sequence GTGTCGTCGTCCACCCTGCTGTCCCGTCGCGACCTGGCGTTCCTGCTGCACGACTGGCTGGACGTCGGCCGGCTGACCGAGCGGCCCCGCTACGCCGAGCACTCGCGGGAGACCTTCGACGCGGTGCTCGACCTCGCCGCACAGGTCGCCGCCGAGCGGTTCGCGACCCACAACCGGGCCGCCGACGCCACCGAACCGAGCTTCGACGGGCAGCGGGTACGCACCATCCCGCAGGTCAAGGCCGCCCTGGAGGTGTTCGCCGAGACCGGCCTGCTGGCCGCCACCATGGACGAGTCGGTCGGCGGCATGCAGTTGCCGCACGCCGTGGCCGCCGCCTGCTTCGCCTGGTTCCAGGCCGCCAACGTGGCCACCGCCGCCTACCCGTTCCTCACCCTCGGCAACGCCAACCTGCTGCTCGCCCACGGCAGCGCCGAGCAGATCGACACCTGGGTCCGGCCCATGGTGGAGGGCCGGTTCTTCGGCACCATGTGCCTCTCCGAGCCGCAGGCCGGCAGTTCACTGGCGGACATCACCACCCGGGCCGAGCCGCAGGACGACGGGACGTACCGGCTGGTGGGCACCAAGATGTGGATCTCCGGCGGTGAGCACGACCTGGCCGAGAACATCGTCCACCTGGTCCTCGCCCGGATCCCCGGCGGGCCGCCCGGGGTCAAGGGCATCTCGCTGTTCATCGTCCCGAAGGTGCTCCTCGACGCCGGCGGCGCGCTCGGCCCGCGCAACGACGTGGTGCTGGTCGGCCTCAACCACAAGCTGGGCTACCGGGGCACCACCAACACGCTGCTCAACTTCGGCGAGGGCGTGCACCGCCCGTACGGGCGGCCCGGCGCGGTCGGCTACCTGGTGGGGGAGCCGCACCAGGGGTTGGCGCAGATGTTCCACATGATGAACGAGGCGCGCATCGGGGTGGGCGCCGGCGCCACCGCGCTCGGCTACACCGGCTACCTGAAGTCTGTGGCGTACGCCCGGCAGCGCCCGCAGGGCCGCCCGGTCGCCGACAAGGACCCCACCGCGCCGCAGGTGCCGATCGTGGCGCACGCCGACGTACGCCGGATGCTGCTGGCCCAGAAGAGCTACGTGGAGGGCGCGCTCGCCCTCATCCTCTACTGCGGGCGGCTGCTCGACGAAGAGAAGACCGCTCCGGCCGAGGCCGACCGGAGCCGGGCGCACCTGCTGCTGGACCTGCTCACCCCGATCGCCAAGAGTTGGCCGTCGCAGTGGTGCCTGGCCGCCAACGACCTGGCCATCCAGGTGCACGGAGGGTACGGCTACACCCGCGACTACGACGTCGAGCAGCACTGGCGCGACAACCGCCTCAACCCCATCCACGAGGGCACCCACGGCATCCAGGCGCTGGACCTGCTCGGCCGCAAGGTCACCATGCGCGGGGGCGCCGGGCTGGAGCTGCTGCTGGAGACCATCCGGGCCACCGTGACCCGGGCCTGGAAGGCCGAGGGTGAGGCGGCCGAGCTGGCCGGCCGGCTCGGCGCGGCGGTCGACCGGATCGCCGTGGTCACCCGGCGGTTGCACGGCGCCGGCGACCCGGAACTGGCCCTGGCCAACGCCAGCGTCTACCTGGAGGCGGTCGGGCACGTGGTGATCGCCTGGATGTGGCTGGAGCAGCTGCTCGCCGTCGAGGCGCTGGGCGACCCGGACGGCCCGGACGCCGACTTCCTCGCCGGCAAGCGGCAGGCCGCCCGGTACTTCTTCCGCTACGAGCTGCCCCGGACCGGCCCGCAGTTCGACCTGCTGGAGAGCCTGGACCGGACCACCCTGGACACCCGGGACACCTGGTTCTGA
- a CDS encoding ATP-binding protein, whose protein sequence is MTGYEVRPDVETVTLLGARVTVTGAAALLAAAQDGPVELLAGGDFPAPVREVRCTVRADSRDGRQVHRFEAYLRADAPLPGAGLFALGLAGPVGLLLAQRLAARGGDGPAAAVGRVAAEAGRRLGLRPAGAALAEAPRDQAGRTVLRVAEEAGLRPEVSHDDGGTVRVRAEVPSAEVTPAHLTAMLGVVLQTVRELAGDTPEPTLLRGRSYTVGQRAAAAAPRSAAVTLDQVGGLADVVARFREVAVSFRHPQAMARWGARRPQGILLYGPPGTGKTMLARALANEIGADFVEIRTPEILDKYLGGSERNIKRIFREARRYRRPTVMLFDEFDSIISYAGAGGDAASQAVNAVAGIFKQEMNTLIEENPDVIVVATTNFPQRVDASLTRSGRFDLKIAIPAPDESGRAEILAKMIRELIDRHERPGFRMFAADVDPAALAADTPGLTGADLREVLRRVQLAKALREATEGAPPAPISQDDLREAVAGLRRG, encoded by the coding sequence ATGACCGGATACGAGGTCCGGCCGGACGTCGAGACCGTGACGCTGCTCGGCGCCCGGGTCACCGTCACCGGCGCCGCCGCGCTGCTCGCCGCCGCCCAGGACGGGCCGGTGGAACTGCTGGCCGGCGGGGACTTCCCCGCGCCGGTGCGGGAGGTGCGCTGCACCGTGCGCGCCGACAGCCGCGACGGGCGGCAGGTGCACCGCTTCGAGGCGTACCTGCGGGCCGACGCCCCGCTGCCGGGCGCCGGCCTGTTCGCCCTCGGCCTGGCCGGACCGGTCGGGCTGCTGCTCGCCCAGCGGCTCGCCGCCCGGGGTGGCGACGGGCCGGCCGCCGCCGTCGGCCGGGTCGCTGCCGAGGCCGGCCGCCGCCTCGGGCTGCGTCCCGCCGGAGCCGCGCTGGCCGAGGCGCCGCGCGACCAGGCCGGCCGGACGGTGCTGCGCGTCGCCGAGGAGGCCGGCCTGCGCCCCGAGGTCAGCCACGACGACGGCGGGACGGTGCGGGTGCGCGCCGAGGTGCCCAGCGCCGAGGTGACGCCGGCGCACCTCACCGCCATGCTCGGGGTGGTGCTGCAGACCGTCCGGGAACTCGCCGGCGACACCCCCGAGCCGACGCTGCTGCGCGGCCGGTCGTACACCGTCGGTCAGCGCGCGGCCGCGGCGGCGCCGCGCAGTGCGGCGGTGACCCTCGACCAGGTCGGCGGCCTGGCTGACGTGGTCGCGCGGTTCCGCGAGGTGGCGGTGTCGTTCCGGCACCCGCAGGCCATGGCCCGCTGGGGCGCCCGCCGGCCGCAGGGCATCCTGCTGTACGGGCCGCCCGGCACCGGCAAGACCATGCTGGCCCGTGCCCTGGCCAACGAGATCGGCGCGGACTTCGTGGAGATCCGCACCCCGGAGATCCTCGACAAGTACCTCGGCGGCTCGGAGCGGAACATCAAGCGGATCTTCCGGGAGGCGCGCCGCTACCGGCGGCCCACCGTCATGCTCTTCGACGAGTTCGACAGCATCATCAGCTACGCCGGCGCCGGTGGCGACGCGGCCAGCCAGGCGGTCAACGCGGTGGCCGGGATCTTCAAGCAGGAGATGAACACCCTGATCGAGGAGAACCCCGACGTCATCGTGGTGGCCACCACCAACTTCCCGCAGCGGGTGGACGCCTCGCTGACCCGCTCCGGCCGCTTCGACCTCAAGATCGCCATCCCGGCGCCGGACGAGTCCGGGCGCGCCGAGATCCTCGCCAAGATGATCCGGGAGCTGATCGACAGGCACGAGCGGCCCGGCTTCCGGATGTTCGCCGCCGACGTCGACCCGGCCGCGCTCGCCGCCGACACCCCCGGGCTCACCGGCGCCGACCTGCGGGAGGTGCTGCGGCGGGTGCAACTCGCCAAGGCGCTCCGAGAGGCCACGGAGGGTGCGCCGCCCGCCCCGATCAGTCAGGATGACCTCCGAGAGGCCGTCGCCGGGCTGCGCCGCGGCTGA
- a CDS encoding alanine--tRNA ligase-related protein has translation MTPDEIVRTFVDHYHRRGHRDAPESSLVPPPGDPVLFTTSGMHPLTPYLLGRPHPGGRRLVNVQRCLRTTDLDEVGDRTHLTVFDMLGSWSLGDYDIATSLRWGYELLTEGFGIDPGRLHATVFGGDDQVGPDETALDTWTGLGVPVESTGAENWWSNGPTGPCGPDSEIFVWTGDGPPSGSPGTDERWMEVWNHVQMRHHRHPDGRLTPLPMSSIDTGMGLERLEMVLRGGRSVFEGAGLTPWVGAVRDRWDLRGEDLRVVADHLRSAVVVLGDGVRPGNTGRGYVLRRLVRRALTVLWRDDPARGLTGLPLDAYRDTLRRFRQESEVGPLRELLLEEERRFRGLLDRGRPLVDRVRARGPLTERDYHWLHDTHGLPRDLVDGLLAEAA, from the coding sequence GTGACACCCGATGAGATCGTCCGCACCTTCGTCGACCACTACCACCGCCGGGGCCACCGGGACGCGCCGGAGAGCTCGCTCGTCCCGCCACCCGGCGATCCGGTGCTCTTCACCACCTCCGGCATGCACCCGCTCACCCCGTACCTGCTGGGGCGCCCGCACCCCGGCGGCCGGCGGCTGGTCAACGTGCAGCGCTGCCTGCGCACCACCGACCTCGACGAGGTCGGTGACCGCACCCACCTGACCGTCTTCGACATGCTCGGGTCCTGGTCGCTCGGCGACTACGACATCGCGACCAGCCTGCGATGGGGCTACGAGTTGCTCACCGAGGGCTTCGGCATCGACCCGGGGCGGCTGCACGCCACCGTCTTCGGCGGCGACGATCAGGTCGGCCCGGACGAGACCGCGCTCGACACCTGGACGGGGCTGGGCGTGCCGGTCGAGTCCACCGGCGCGGAGAACTGGTGGTCCAACGGCCCGACCGGCCCGTGCGGGCCCGACTCGGAGATCTTCGTGTGGACCGGGGACGGCCCGCCGTCCGGCAGCCCGGGCACCGACGAGCGCTGGATGGAGGTCTGGAACCACGTCCAGATGCGTCACCACCGCCACCCCGACGGCCGGCTGACGCCGCTGCCGATGTCCAGCATCGACACCGGGATGGGTCTGGAGCGCCTGGAGATGGTGCTGCGCGGCGGCCGGTCCGTCTTCGAGGGCGCGGGCCTGACCCCGTGGGTGGGCGCGGTGCGGGACCGGTGGGACCTGCGCGGCGAGGACCTGCGGGTGGTCGCCGACCACCTGCGCTCCGCGGTGGTCGTCCTCGGCGACGGGGTACGCCCCGGCAACACCGGCCGCGGCTACGTGCTGCGCCGGCTGGTCCGGCGGGCGCTCACCGTGCTGTGGCGCGACGACCCGGCGCGCGGCCTGACCGGCCTGCCGCTCGACGCGTACCGCGACACGCTGCGCCGGTTCCGGCAGGAGTCGGAGGTCGGTCCGCTGCGCGAACTGCTGCTGGAGGAGGAGCGGAGGTTCCGCGGCCTGCTGGACCGGGGCCGGCCACTTGTCGACCGGGTACGCGCGCGCGGGCCGTTGACCGAGCGCGACTACCACTGGCTGCACGACACCCACGGGCTGCCCCGGGACCTGGTCGACGGCCTCCTCGCGGAGGCGGCCTGA
- a CDS encoding esterase/lipase family protein, producing MKSLMTRALLALALAVTTLVGLPSPARAGTWTPSSNPVLFVHGWNSSASTWNTMIGRFQADGWPSSHLRAFSYDTSRSNATTAQVVAQEVDKLLAATGASKVDIVTHSMGALSSRYYLKYLASSGKVDRWVSLGGPNHGTSSANTCSSTACVEMRVGSTFLADLNAGDETPGAFGYGTWRSPCDGVINPVDSTVLAGATNTRTACVFHTNLQNDATIYGQVRDFVNS from the coding sequence GTGAAATCGCTGATGACCCGTGCCCTGCTGGCCCTCGCCCTCGCCGTGACGACGCTGGTCGGGCTCCCCTCCCCGGCCCGAGCGGGCACCTGGACGCCGTCGAGCAACCCGGTCCTCTTCGTGCACGGCTGGAACAGCAGCGCCTCGACCTGGAACACGATGATCGGCCGGTTCCAGGCCGACGGCTGGCCGTCGAGCCACCTGCGGGCCTTCTCCTACGACACCAGCAGGTCCAACGCCACCACCGCCCAGGTGGTGGCCCAGGAGGTCGACAAGCTGCTCGCCGCGACCGGGGCGTCGAAGGTCGACATCGTCACGCACTCGATGGGCGCGCTCTCCTCGCGCTACTACCTGAAGTACCTGGCCAGCAGCGGGAAGGTGGACCGCTGGGTCTCGCTCGGCGGTCCGAACCACGGCACCAGCTCGGCGAACACCTGCTCGAGCACCGCCTGCGTGGAGATGCGGGTCGGCTCGACCTTCCTGGCCGACCTCAACGCCGGCGACGAGACACCGGGCGCCTTCGGCTACGGCACCTGGCGCTCCCCGTGCGACGGCGTGATCAACCCGGTGGACAGCACGGTCCTGGCCGGCGCGACCAACACCCGGACCGCCTGCGTCTTCCACACCAACCTGCAGAACGACGCCACCATCTATGGGCAGGTGCGCGACTTCGTCAACTCGTGA
- a CDS encoding fatty acid desaturase family protein produces the protein MTVIQKKADNPIAHLTAADIEIIGKELDAIRDRVIADRGERDARYIRKVIKTQRTLEISSRAVLLFSLFPPAWIVGTAGLAVAKILDNMEIGHNVLHGQWDWMRDPKIHSTTWDWDHVSPPEQWKHSHNELHHRYTNVLGKDNDLGYGIMRVDEDQPWHPAYLGQPFYNFVNACFFEYGIAAYDLELGNNLKNGRHKDPAFRARARAVGRKIRRQVLKDYVLHPLLSGPSFLSTLAATFTANLIRNLWSHSVIMCGHFPNGVETFEKTSIEGESRGEWYLRQMLGSANISGSRLLHIMTGNLSYQIEHHLFPDLPSNRYQEIAPQVRALFDRYGLKYTTGPLPKQVASAWWKVIRLSLPNRRADRRQPVAPAPLVSSGTA, from the coding sequence GTGACCGTGATCCAGAAGAAGGCCGACAACCCGATCGCCCATCTCACCGCCGCGGACATCGAGATCATCGGCAAGGAGCTGGACGCGATCCGGGACCGGGTGATCGCCGACCGGGGTGAGCGGGACGCCCGCTACATCCGCAAGGTGATCAAGACCCAGCGGACCCTGGAGATCAGCAGCCGCGCGGTTCTGCTGTTCTCGCTGTTCCCGCCGGCCTGGATCGTCGGCACGGCCGGGCTCGCGGTCGCCAAGATCCTCGACAACATGGAGATCGGGCACAACGTCCTGCACGGGCAGTGGGACTGGATGCGCGACCCGAAGATCCACTCCACCACCTGGGACTGGGACCACGTCTCCCCGCCCGAGCAGTGGAAGCACTCCCACAACGAGCTGCACCACCGGTACACCAACGTGCTCGGCAAGGACAACGACCTCGGCTACGGCATCATGCGGGTCGACGAGGACCAGCCCTGGCACCCCGCGTACCTGGGCCAGCCCTTCTACAACTTCGTCAACGCCTGCTTCTTCGAGTACGGCATCGCCGCGTACGACCTGGAGCTGGGGAACAACCTGAAGAACGGCAGGCACAAGGACCCGGCGTTCCGGGCCCGCGCCCGGGCGGTCGGCCGCAAGATCCGCCGCCAGGTGCTCAAGGACTACGTGCTGCACCCGCTGCTGTCCGGCCCGTCGTTCCTGTCCACGCTCGCCGCCACCTTCACCGCGAACCTGATCCGCAACCTGTGGAGCCACTCGGTGATCATGTGCGGGCACTTCCCGAACGGCGTGGAGACCTTCGAGAAGACCTCCATCGAGGGCGAGAGCCGTGGCGAGTGGTACCTGCGGCAGATGCTCGGCTCGGCCAACATCAGCGGCAGCCGGCTGCTGCACATCATGACCGGCAACCTGTCGTACCAGATCGAGCACCACCTCTTCCCCGACCTGCCGAGCAACCGCTACCAGGAGATCGCCCCGCAGGTCCGGGCGCTGTTCGACAGGTACGGGCTGAAGTACACCACCGGCCCACTGCCCAAGCAGGTCGCCTCCGCCTGGTGGAAGGTGATCCGCCTGTCGCTGCCGAACCGGCGTGCCGACCGCCGCCAGCCGGTGGCCCCGGCCCCGCTGGTCTCCTCCGGGACGGCCTGA
- a CDS encoding ferredoxin reductase, with protein MTTTASRRPQKVSFRDRLLRLAGAVTTPLLPGDYLDLVAPLRAGAPLRGRILAVRPETRDAATVVIQPGRGWQGHRPGQYVRLGVDVDGVRQWRAYSVTSVPGAADGRITVTVKAIPDGKVSNHLVRRVRPGTIVQLDQAQGDFVVPAETPGRVLFLTAGSGITPVMGMLRAGLHQRADVVLVHSAPARDDVIFGPELRALAEAGALRLVERHTDTDGLLGVDELAGLVPDHLDRQTWACGPIGMLDAIEGYWEANGLVDRLHTERFRPTVISPGEGGTVTFSRAGVTVEADGATPLLDAGEQAGVLMPSGCRMGICFGCVVPLREGAVRDLRNGDLTTAVPGDGVLVQTCVSAAAGTCDIEL; from the coding sequence ATGACCACAACTGCCTCCCGCCGCCCGCAGAAGGTCTCCTTCCGGGACAGGTTGCTGCGGCTGGCCGGCGCGGTCACCACCCCGCTGCTGCCGGGCGACTACCTCGACCTCGTGGCGCCGCTGCGCGCCGGCGCCCCGCTGCGCGGGCGCATCCTCGCCGTCCGCCCGGAGACCCGGGACGCCGCGACAGTGGTCATCCAGCCGGGCCGCGGCTGGCAGGGGCACCGGCCCGGACAGTACGTGCGCCTCGGCGTGGACGTCGACGGGGTGCGCCAGTGGCGGGCGTACTCGGTCACCTCGGTGCCGGGCGCCGCGGACGGCCGGATCACCGTCACCGTGAAGGCGATCCCCGACGGCAAGGTCAGCAACCACCTGGTGCGGCGGGTGCGGCCCGGCACGATCGTCCAGCTCGACCAGGCGCAGGGCGACTTCGTCGTGCCGGCGGAGACCCCGGGACGGGTCCTGTTCCTCACCGCCGGCAGCGGCATCACCCCGGTCATGGGGATGCTCCGCGCCGGCCTGCACCAGCGGGCCGACGTGGTGCTGGTGCACTCGGCGCCGGCCCGCGACGACGTCATCTTCGGCCCCGAGCTGCGGGCGCTCGCCGAGGCCGGCGCGCTGCGGCTGGTCGAGCGGCACACCGACACCGACGGGCTGCTGGGCGTCGACGAGCTGGCCGGCCTGGTGCCCGACCACCTCGACCGCCAGACGTGGGCCTGCGGGCCGATCGGCATGCTCGACGCGATCGAGGGGTACTGGGAGGCCAACGGGCTGGTCGACCGGCTGCACACCGAGCGGTTCCGGCCCACCGTGATCTCGCCGGGGGAGGGCGGCACCGTGACGTTCTCCCGGGCCGGCGTGACCGTCGAGGCCGACGGGGCCACCCCGCTCCTCGACGCCGGCGAGCAGGCCGGGGTGCTGATGCCCTCGGGCTGCCGGATGGGCATCTGCTTCGGCTGCGTCGTCCCGCTACGGGAGGGCGCGGTACGCGACCTGCGCAACGGGGATCTCACCACCGCCGTCCCGGGGGACGGTGTGCTCGTCCAGACCTGTGTGTCGGCGGCCGCCGGTACCTGCGACATCGAACTCTGA
- a CDS encoding PucR family transcriptional regulator: MSDATHHRAHLELDEQVAAQLRDRLPVVAERTVTAITAEVPDYSGALTGTMREKIENAVRIALGTFLQLIEGAQAIDPSTPLAPALEAAYALGSGEARSGRSMDALLAAYRVGARVAWREVSATTVRSGLAAETVAEFAELMFAYIDELSAASVAGHSDELASAGRVRRRDLERLTQQLLAAEPEEILRRSAERADWPLPQTLTVVLLPRRNLRAVLALLGPYTLESGEDMPGMDPADDLAVLLVPDMHGVRRRQLTRLLHGHRAVLGPARPWHRVAASYERATRALALGLGEPDAGPVDTERHLAELLLSMDPEGLADLRAQALAPLAGLPPATAHRLAETLRSWLLHQGRRDDVAADLFVHPQTVRYRMGKLRELYGDRLHEPATVLDLTIALAVPPAPPEAESPGA, encoded by the coding sequence ATGTCGGACGCAACGCACCATCGCGCCCATCTCGAACTCGACGAGCAGGTGGCGGCACAGCTGCGGGACCGGCTGCCCGTGGTCGCCGAACGGACGGTCACCGCGATCACCGCCGAGGTCCCCGACTACTCCGGCGCGCTCACCGGCACCATGCGCGAGAAGATCGAGAACGCCGTACGCATCGCGCTGGGCACCTTCCTCCAGCTCATCGAGGGCGCACAGGCCATCGACCCGAGCACGCCGCTGGCGCCGGCCCTGGAAGCCGCGTACGCGCTGGGCAGCGGCGAGGCCCGCTCGGGGCGGAGCATGGACGCGCTGCTGGCCGCGTACCGGGTGGGGGCGCGGGTGGCCTGGCGGGAGGTCTCCGCCACCACGGTGCGCAGCGGGCTGGCCGCCGAGACGGTCGCTGAGTTCGCCGAGCTCATGTTCGCGTACATCGACGAGCTGTCGGCGGCCAGCGTGGCCGGGCACTCCGACGAGCTGGCCAGCGCCGGCCGGGTCCGCCGCCGGGACCTGGAACGCCTCACCCAGCAGCTGCTCGCCGCGGAACCCGAGGAGATCCTGCGGCGCAGCGCGGAACGGGCCGACTGGCCGTTGCCGCAGACCCTCACCGTCGTGCTGCTGCCCCGCCGCAACCTGCGCGCGGTGCTCGCCCTGCTCGGCCCGTACACCCTCGAGAGCGGCGAGGACATGCCCGGCATGGACCCCGCCGACGACCTGGCCGTCCTGCTGGTGCCGGACATGCACGGGGTCCGACGCCGCCAGCTCACCCGGCTGCTGCACGGGCACCGGGCGGTGCTCGGGCCGGCCCGTCCGTGGCACCGGGTCGCCGCCTCCTACGAGCGGGCCACCCGGGCCCTCGCCCTCGGCCTCGGCGAACCGGACGCCGGACCTGTCGACACCGAGCGGCACCTGGCCGAACTGCTGCTCAGCATGGACCCGGAGGGCCTGGCCGACCTGCGCGCCCAGGCCCTCGCGCCGCTCGCCGGCCTCCCGCCGGCCACCGCGCACCGGCTCGCCGAGACGCTGCGCTCCTGGCTGCTGCACCAGGGCCGCCGCGACGACGTCGCCGCCGACCTGTTCGTCCACCCGCAGACCGTCCGCTACCGGATGGGCAAGCTCCGCGAGCTGTACGGCGACCGCCTCCACGAACCCGCCACGGTCCTCGACCTCACCATCGCGCTGGCCGTCCCGCCCGCCCCGCCGGAGGCGGAGTCCCCAGGCGCGTGA
- a CDS encoding RNA polymerase sigma factor, translating to MLLGAGSDAEDVIQEAFVKGFRNLSRYRGESSFRSWLLAIVANETRNLHRSRSRRDGLALRAAAAQDGSEAGEDAAVGGVLAAERRAALVAALRQLPVKDREVIVCRFLLDLTEEETVTTLGWPRGTVKSRTSRALAKLRGLLDREEVRRG from the coding sequence GTGCTGCTGGGTGCCGGTTCGGACGCGGAGGACGTCATCCAGGAGGCGTTCGTGAAGGGGTTCCGCAACCTGTCCCGCTACCGCGGCGAGTCGTCCTTCCGGTCGTGGCTGCTCGCGATCGTCGCCAACGAGACCCGCAACCTGCACCGGTCCCGCAGCCGGCGGGACGGGCTCGCCCTGCGGGCCGCGGCGGCGCAGGACGGGTCCGAGGCGGGCGAGGACGCCGCCGTCGGCGGAGTTCTCGCGGCGGAGCGCCGGGCCGCGCTGGTGGCGGCGCTGCGGCAGCTGCCGGTGAAGGACCGCGAGGTGATCGTGTGCCGGTTCCTTCTCGACCTGACCGAGGAGGAGACCGTGACGACGCTCGGCTGGCCCCGGGGCACCGTGAAGTCACGGACGTCCCGGGCGCTGGCCAAGCTCCGCGGCCTGCTCGACCGCGAGGAGGTGCGCCGTGGATGA